Proteins encoded in a region of the Oncorhynchus clarkii lewisi isolate Uvic-CL-2024 unplaced genomic scaffold, UVic_Ocla_1.0 unplaced_contig_12782_pilon_pilon, whole genome shotgun sequence genome:
- the LOC139400134 gene encoding protocadherin gamma-A12-like produces the protein MGHKGISVTGLVCGFAFFLLPLHSAYGDVSYSFPEEMKRGSVIGNIANDLGLEASRLSARKARIDSEGNRKRYCDINLSNGDVNAAERIDRDGLCGKKASCVLNQELILENPLELHRITLHVQDINDNSPQFNDDMIDIEIRESAEKGFRFLLGEAHDADIGKNSVQIYTLEKNDKFVLSVESNNVELVLDEKLDREVKQDIKLLLTAMDGGSPKRSGTVVIHVTVLDANDNAPVFNQAVYKASLPENYALDTVAVTVSATDADEGVNGEVTYDFDHISDDDKKVFSIDRKGGIIKVIGSVDFEEVQSFELRVKAKDGLGLASYANVIIEITDVNDNAPVIYLKSLTSPIPENASPGTEVGIINVQDRDSENNRQVRCSIQQNLPFKLVPSIKNYYSLVTTGELDRELVSDYNITITATDEGSPPLSSSKSVQLSVADVNDNPPVFEEQSYKAHVTETNRPGSSLCSVTARDPDWRQNGTVIYSILPGEVNGVPVSSFLSVNGDTGVIHAVTSFDYEQFRSFKVHVVARDNGSPPLSSNVTVSVFITDVNDNSPQILYPAPEGISFMTELVPKAAHGGSLVSKVIAVDADSGQNAWLSYHILKSTDPGLFTIGLHSGEIRTQRDISESDSMKQNLIVSVKDNGQPSLSATCTIYLVISDNLAEVPELKDVSYDESNSKLTSYLIIALVSVSTFFLTFIIVILAVRFCRRRKPRLLFDGAVAIPSAYLPPNYAEVDGAGTVRSTYNYDAYLTTGSRTSDFKFLTSYNENTLPADQTLRKTPTDFSEDFDDSEGSPEVGF, from the coding sequence ATGGGTCACAAAGGAATCTCGGTGACAGGTCTGGTCTGCGGCTTTGCTTTCTTTCTTCTACCGCTGCACTCCGCCTATGGAGACGTGAGCTATTCTTTTCCGGAGGAGATGAAACGCGGATCTGTTATTGGAAATATAGCCAATGATCTCGGGCTGGAGGCGAGCAGACTATCCGCTCGTAAGGCCCGTATTGATAGCGAAGGGAACCGCAAACGGTATTGTGACATTAATCTGAGTAACGGCGATGTAAATGCTGCCGAAAGGattgacagagatgggctttGTGGCAAGAAGGCTTCGTGCGTTTTAAACCAGGAACTTATATTGGAGAATCCTTTGGAGCTGCACCGCATTACTCTTCATGTTCAAGATATTAATGACAATTCGCCACAATTTAATGATGACATGATAGATATAGAGATAAGGGAATCCGCGGAGAAAGGATTTCGTTTTTTATTAGGAGAGGCTCATGACGCGGACATAGGGAAGAACTCAGTTCAAATATACACTCTAGAAAAGAATGACAAATTTGTGTTGTCCGTTGAGAGTAACAATGTTGAGCTTGTTCTAGATGAAAAGCTTGACCGTGAAGTAAAGCAGGATATTAAATTATTGCTTACAGCGATGGACGGAGGCTCTCCGAAGAGATCAGGTACTGTAGTCATACACGTCACTGTACTGGATGCTAATGATAACGCCCCAGTGTTTAACCAGGCGGTCTATAAAGCCAGTCTGCCTGAAAACTATGCTTTAGATACTGTAGCTGTTACAGTGAGTGCTACGGATGCAGATGAGGGAGTTAATGGAGAGGTGACATATGATTTCGATCACATTTCAGATGATGATAAAAAAGTATTTTCTATAGACCGTAAGGGAGGAATAATTAAAGTTATCGGTTCTGTTGACTTTGAAGAGGTTCAGTCCTTTGAGCTGCGCGTGAAAGCGAAGGACGGTTTAGGTTTAGCATCATATGCCAACGTGATAATAGAAATTACTGATGTTAATGACAACGCTCCTGTGATATATCTCAAATCTCTGACTAGCCCCATACCTGAGAACGCGTCACCTGGTACAGAGGTGGGCATCATTAACGTGCAGGATAGAGACTCTGAGAATAACCGACAGGTCCGCTGCTCCATTCAGCAAAACCTTCCCTTTAAGCTGGTGCCATCCATCAAAAACTACTATTCTCTGGTGACCACGGGCGAACTGGACCGTGAACTAGTGTCTGATTACAACATTACAATCACTGCCACCGACGAGGGCTCTCCACCTCTGTCCTCCTCTAAAAGTGTTCAGTTATCTGTAGCTGACGTCAACGACAACCCACCTGTGTTTGAGGAACAGTCCTATAAAGCCCACGTGACTGAAACTAATAGACCCGGGTCTTCCCTGTGTTCTGTTACTGCACGGGACCCAGACTGGAGACAGAACGGAACAGTGATTTATTCTATCTTACCTGGTGAGGTGAACGGTGTTCCTGTGTCCTCGTTTTTATCCGTTAACGGAGACACGGGGGTGATCCACGCTGTGACGTCGTTTGATTATGAACAGTTCAGGAGTTTTAAAGTCCACGTGGTGGCCAGAGACAACGGTTCTCCTCCGCTCAGCAGCAACGTCACGGTCAGTGTGTTCATAACGGATGTGAATGACAACTCTCCTCAGATTCTGTACCCCGCCCCGGAGGGCATCTCCTTCATGACGGAACTGGTCCCCAAAGCTGCGCACGGGGGCTCTCTGGTTTCCAAGGTGATAGCTGTGGACGCAGACTCCGGCCAGAACGCCTGGCTGTCCTATCACATACTCAAATCCACAGATCCGGGACTTTTCACTATTGGTCTCCACAGCGGAGAGATCAGGACACAGCGGGACATTTCTGAATCTGACAGCATGAAACAGAACCTCATTGTGTCAGTGAAAGATAAcggacagccctctctctctgccacctgtACCATCTATTTAGTGATTTCTGATAACTTGGCTGAAGTGCCAGAACTGAAAGATGTCTCTTATGATGAGAGCAATTCCAAACTCACCTCTTATCTGATCATCGCGCTGGTGTCTGTCTCCACCTTTTTCCTCACCTTCATCATTGTCATCCTGGCCGTAAGGTTTTGCCGCAGGAGAAAGCCTAGACTGTTGTTTGACGGAGCGGTCGCCATCCCCAGTGCGTATCTCCCTCCCAACTACGCAGAGGTGGATGGCGCAGGAACTGTCCGCAGTACTTACAATTATGACGCATACCTGACGACGGGTTCGCGAACAAGTGACTTCAAGTTCCTCACATCGTACAACGAAAACACACTGCCCGCGGACCAGACTCTGAGAAAAACTCCAACCGACTTTTCTGAAGATTTTGACGACTCGGAAGGGTCCCCAGAGGTAGGCTTTTAA